A window of the Helianthus annuus cultivar XRQ/B chromosome 4, HanXRQr2.0-SUNRISE, whole genome shotgun sequence genome harbors these coding sequences:
- the LOC110935465 gene encoding dnaJ homolog subfamily B member 7 yields MGAKSNDFYQVLGLEKGCTEAELKNAYKKLALRWHPDRCSALGNLKHVEEAKKKFQAIQEAYSVLSNADKRFMYDVGVYDSDDDENGMADFLSEMADMMSQNKPTENGGETFEELKDLFEEMFQSDIESLSSSSQTGSSNSYSSLFSSCGESSGSHKRGSSEMLNVKVEDDFQGFCIGTSALPAGRYEERGRGRSVRSTSSRKGASLRTSVRF; encoded by the exons ATGGGTGCAAAAAGCAACGATTTTTATCAGGTTTTGGGGCTGGAAAAGGGTTGCACTGAAGCAGAGCTCAAGAATGCTTACAAAAAGCTTGCACTG AGATGGCATCCAGATCGTTGTTCTGCATTGGGTAACTTGAAGCATGTGGAAGAAGCAAAGAAGAAGTTTCAGGCGATTCAAGAAGCATATTCTg TACTTTCAAATGCCGACAAAAGATTTATGTATGATGTTGGAGTTTATGACAGTGATGATGACGAAAAT GGGATGGCTGATTTCTTGAGTGAAATGGCAGATATGATGAGTCAAAACAAGCCTACT GAAAACGGGGGCGAGACGTTTGAGGAACTTAAGGATTTGTTTGAGGAGATGTTTCAAAGTGATATCGAATCACTTAGTTCATCTTCTCAAACGGGAAGCTCGAATTCTTATTCGTCTTTGTTTTCAAGTTGTGGTGAAAGCTCGGGGTCCCACAAACGAGGTTCCTCGGAGATGTTAAACGTCAAGGTTGAAGACGATTTTCAAGGGTTTTGCATAGGG ACAAGCGCGCTACCAGCCGGACGGTATGAGGAAAGGGGTCGGGGAAGGAGCGTGAGAAGTACGTCTTCGAGAAAAGGAGCATCGCTTAGAACGAGTGTCCGGTTTTAG